The Spirulina subsalsa PCC 9445 region CCGTTTTTAGGGGATTCCGAGCCGTTTTAAAGGTTTTTGCTTCCCAGAGTCGGGAATCGGGAATTGGGAATTGGGAATCGGGAGTCGGGAATAGGTAGGGCTTGCTGAATAAGTCCGAGAGTTGGGGAATCGGGAGTCGGGAGTCGGGAATAGGCAATCGTGCCAGTTTTAGATGATCTGTTCCCTGTTAAGAGTTCCCTGTTCCCTTATTGAGCCTAGCATCTGGTGTTATTCAGCAGACCCTAGGTAATAGGTAATAATTATCAACTCCCCTGCCCCCCTGCTCCCCGTTCCCTAGCCCAGTTATTGAGCAAGCCCTAATTGACCTTAAACTGCCGCACCACCTCCTGTAACTGTTCAGCCGTGGCTAAAGAATCTTGGAAGGTATTCGACAACTGCACCGAAGCAACCGACGTGCTATTAGACACCTGGGCCACTTCTCGCATGGTTTGGGTGACAGATTTAGACTGCTCCAACTGCGCCGTCGTCGCTTGAGTAATCCCGGCCACTAATTCGCTAATCTGTGCCGTTGCCGCCGCGATCGCATTTAAATTTCCCTTCGTCTCCTCTACCAACGTTGTCCCTACACTGACCTGAGAAATAGCCGCCTCCGTCACCTTAATCACCTCGCTGGTTTGTTGACGAATTTCCGCCACCAAGTTGGAAATCTCCAACGTCGCACTGGCCGACTGACGCGCTAAAGACCGCACCTCATCGGCCACCACCGCAAACCCCCGTCCGTACTCCCCCGCCCGGGTTGCCTCAATGGCCGCATTAAGGGATAACAATTGGGTCTGGGTGGCAAAATCACTAATCAAATTGACCACCCGATCAATTTTTTGGGAGGACTCACTCAACTCGCGAATCTTCTGGGAGGCCTGGGCTACCGTGTCCCGAATCGCCAGAATCCCCTCCACCGTGCGATTCATCGCCGCATCCCCAGAGTGAACCGTTTGGTTGGCATTCTGCACCGCCTGCTCAATGGCCGCCGCGTTTTGGGTTACGTTTTGGGTCGAATTAACCATTTTCTGCACCTCCGCCAAGGCCTCATTTAACTCTTGGGCCTGTTCTTGGGCTTGGGCGGCTAAATTGCGGATTTGGGCATCACTCCCGGCCGAGGTTTCCGCGACCCGTGCCGTGGCCGTCTGGACCTGCATCACAATGGCGCGCAAACTTTGCAGGGTGTTGTTGTACACATCGGCAATGGTGCCTAACTCGTCTTCTGAAAGGGGCGCTCGCACCGTTAAATCCCCCTCCAAAGCCGGACGCACGGCCGAGAGGAGTTCAATCGCCCGCCGTTGTAACAATTGGCGCTCCGCCTTTTCCCGTTCGGCCGCTTGGGCTAACTGTTGGGCTTGGTCTTGTAGGGTTTGTAAATCCTGCGCCCGTTGGAGGGCAATCCCTAACTGAAGCCCTAACTGTACCATTAACTTAATTTCCGCATCGTCCCACTGCCGAGGCCCAGAGCATTGATAATTCGCCATTAGGCCCCAGAGTTTATCCCCCAAAAAGATGGGCACCGTAATATAGGCGCGGGCTTGGAAACTCTCCAATAACTCCACATAACAGGGAGGAAACCCCGACTCATAAATATCATTGCTGGCGCGGAACTGTTCCCCTTTGCGGTAGGTTCCCCCTTGGGTTTGTTGGAGGTAGGTGTCTTGGGAGGCTAACTGAGACACCCGCATCTGTTTAATGGTGCAACCTTCCGTGTCGATGTTGGCCTGGGTTTGTTCTAAAATGCTCCCATCTTCAAACTGCGCCCCCAATAAGGGCAACCAATCGGCCCCCACAGACTCCGCCACAAATTCCCCACTCCAGTCCTCATTAAAGTGATAAACCCCCACCCGGTCGGATTTAAACACCTTCCGCGCTTCCGTCGTAGCAATGCGGAAAATGGTTTTGATCTCGCTGGATTGTTTAATTTTGTCGGAAAGAAGTGCGATCGCCCGTTCCCGTTCCACCGCTTCCTCCAACTTCTGGGCTTGGAGCCGCAATTGCTCCAAATCTTCCCCCCGTTGTAAGGCAATCCCTAACTGCGCCCCCAAGTTCACCACCAGATTAATCTCTTCCGAGGTCCACTGCCGAGGCCCCGAACATTGATAACTGGCCATCAAGCCCCATAATTTCTTGCCTAAAAAGATTGGCACCGTCACATAAGCCCGGGCTTGAAAACGCTCCAACAGTTCCAAATAACAGCGCGGAAACCCTGCCCCATAGACATCATGACAAACCCGGTATTTATCCCCCGTAACGTAGGTTCCCCCCTTCGTCCGTTCTAAATAGGTGTCCTTGCTGACCACTTCCTTGGTCGTCATTTGTTTAATCGTGCAGCCTTCGGTGTCAATATTGACTTTAGTCGCTTCTAGTAAACTTTCGTTTTCATACTGCTCTCGTAACAAGGACTTCCAATTCCCCGTCACCGACTCGGCGACAAATTCCCCACTCCAATCGGGATTAAAGCGGTAAATCCCCACCCGGTCGGCTTTCAGCAGTTCTCGCACCTCTTGGGTGGCAATACGAAAAATGGTGTCTGTATTCAGGGACTGTTTAATTTTGTCACTGACCACCGCAATGGTCCGTTC contains the following coding sequences:
- a CDS encoding GAF domain-containing protein gives rise to the protein MTQTSPSNPSPTVSTQPLTDPPLLFEGKTPDNGRQEETQRNPKLTFPDAAGSLRNTLEQHFQQVRSSLARIRDQMSQATTSESLLNLTTQHLQELTQASRTLVYRFTSDSQGEVLAESVDRGWTPARGESLPVAFFGAEHQGDYQRLDCSTIDYVATNQVTPYQLQLLEKFQVRSSVSCPILLSGQIWGLLTVQQCNEARRWNQQEINLIEQIATALALHLVAYEFGDRLQKQAQREKTVAKVIDRIRRSLDIKTIFQTTTQEVRQLLKADRVGIYRFNNDWSGRFVAESVTGGWASLMQNPPQDALLQENSEDCNLQLMIGPKDPKNRPIKNRTRGDIADTYLERTKGGAYTRGQKFRVAHDVYAQDFPPCYIELLERFQARAYLTVGVYQGDKLWGLLATYQCSGPRQWQEEEIALVGQIADQLGVALQQAASLRQQRLQAEQLKQAVERERAITLVSDKIKQSLDTQTIFKVATEEIRKLLKSDRVVIYRFNKDWSGQFLAESVAPGWLSLLGAQETDERILAGTQGNIDTDGCTIKQMRVKELAAQDTYLQRTKGGTYRQGEKFRVSNDIYQSGFPDCYIELLESFQAKAYITVPIFLGDKLWGLLANYQCSRSRVWQDEEINLVVNLGGQLGIALQRAEDLAQVKAQAQRLEEAVKRERTIAVVSDKIKQSLNTDTIFRIATQEVRELLKADRVGIYRFNPDWSGEFVAESVTGNWKSLLREQYENESLLEATKVNIDTEGCTIKQMTTKEVVSKDTYLERTKGGTYVTGDKYRVCHDVYGAGFPRCYLELLERFQARAYVTVPIFLGKKLWGLMASYQCSGPRQWTSEEINLVVNLGAQLGIALQRGEDLEQLRLQAQKLEEAVERERAIALLSDKIKQSSEIKTIFRIATTEARKVFKSDRVGVYHFNEDWSGEFVAESVGADWLPLLGAQFEDGSILEQTQANIDTEGCTIKQMRVSQLASQDTYLQQTQGGTYRKGEQFRASNDIYESGFPPCYVELLESFQARAYITVPIFLGDKLWGLMANYQCSGPRQWDDAEIKLMVQLGLQLGIALQRAQDLQTLQDQAQQLAQAAEREKAERQLLQRRAIELLSAVRPALEGDLTVRAPLSEDELGTIADVYNNTLQSLRAIVMQVQTATARVAETSAGSDAQIRNLAAQAQEQAQELNEALAEVQKMVNSTQNVTQNAAAIEQAVQNANQTVHSGDAAMNRTVEGILAIRDTVAQASQKIRELSESSQKIDRVVNLISDFATQTQLLSLNAAIEATRAGEYGRGFAVVADEVRSLARQSASATLEISNLVAEIRQQTSEVIKVTEAAISQVSVGTTLVEETKGNLNAIAAATAQISELVAGITQATTAQLEQSKSVTQTMREVAQVSNSTSVASVQLSNTFQDSLATAEQLQEVVRQFKVN